A portion of the Sulfuricurvum kujiense DSM 16994 genome contains these proteins:
- a CDS encoding PilZ domain-containing protein yields the protein MSIQKIAKYAKHFDLLIVHEEGFVLPFQEYAEDVFRTVSLKSPEKIISETSPTSCHLLIACGSYEFFKKPSLKNAVSLLNPLETIILTPDYSNINLYKIALYFRVANVSFVPSNEEEFVKTMMAVFSTLVKKHNESIVNNYERMISEFSTNLFWIHKQAKAVYVNEAFKRKFGIKNLDELNHYFHDKDMADMFKSSGIAQKIISKEDTEGEIKEYLVTNQPLNDGEYLVSMAPLLVPLKNEKQLHNRMGFIELLKDAFVIHKGENEAIPIIIMHIENSDKIIEMHDENIFNDLCKEMIELAQVHFKDDIEIAQWNKHIYTLIASRASLDELKKSLEKFHQNLKLEASVDGASLVIDSFIIDMHGVELNKAIGIIDHIKHKQLLSRDLAHLVHFEISASPQESVDEQEHALHYLEKMIMSKTPVKVLNFYKGIRISTAAQIVKISNETVYLSIEKIQGYAMKLEQHVVIQGTNIPFDILASVKIVDVAKKIAVLSNFEPLEASGNNRQYIRIQSDHRMHVTIATAKSVISGTILDISIKSIACKLSVSKVPLKLDSKVNLQFNLPLERFEGGMVTMVIAGKIQYIQEGDEFTKVVVELMLAEPYESYLIEYIYARQQALVNEIKTIANKL from the coding sequence GTGTCCATTCAAAAAATTGCCAAATATGCTAAGCACTTTGATCTTCTTATCGTTCATGAAGAGGGATTTGTTTTACCGTTCCAGGAATATGCGGAGGATGTTTTTCGAACTGTCAGCTTGAAATCTCCGGAAAAAATCATTTCCGAAACTTCTCCTACTTCATGCCACTTATTGATTGCATGCGGGTCATACGAATTTTTTAAAAAACCTTCGCTCAAAAATGCGGTTTCTTTGCTCAATCCTCTCGAAACCATCATTTTGACTCCCGATTATTCTAACATCAATCTTTATAAAATTGCGCTTTATTTCCGTGTTGCGAATGTAAGTTTCGTCCCCTCAAATGAAGAAGAATTTGTCAAAACGATGATGGCTGTTTTTTCAACTTTGGTGAAAAAACACAATGAGTCTATCGTGAACAACTATGAGCGGATGATTTCTGAATTTTCCACTAACCTTTTTTGGATTCATAAGCAAGCAAAAGCGGTATACGTCAATGAAGCTTTTAAACGAAAATTCGGAATTAAAAATTTAGATGAACTGAACCATTACTTTCATGACAAAGATATGGCGGATATGTTTAAATCTTCCGGCATTGCTCAAAAAATTATTTCTAAAGAAGATACCGAAGGCGAAATAAAAGAATATTTGGTGACAAACCAGCCTCTTAATGACGGGGAGTATCTCGTAAGTATGGCTCCTTTGCTTGTGCCGCTGAAAAATGAAAAACAGCTTCATAACCGAATGGGATTTATCGAACTTTTAAAAGATGCTTTTGTCATTCACAAAGGTGAAAATGAAGCTATCCCGATTATTATTATGCATATTGAGAATTCGGATAAAATCATTGAGATGCACGATGAAAATATATTCAACGATCTGTGTAAAGAGATGATTGAACTTGCACAAGTCCATTTTAAAGATGATATAGAGATCGCGCAATGGAATAAACATATTTATACCCTTATCGCATCCAGGGCTTCTTTGGATGAACTGAAAAAATCGTTGGAGAAGTTTCATCAAAATCTGAAGCTTGAAGCATCGGTTGACGGGGCATCGCTGGTCATAGATTCGTTTATCATCGATATGCACGGCGTCGAGCTCAACAAAGCAATCGGAATTATCGATCATATCAAACACAAGCAGCTCCTCTCTAGGGATTTGGCCCATTTAGTCCATTTTGAAATTTCCGCATCGCCGCAAGAATCAGTGGATGAGCAGGAACATGCGCTCCATTATCTTGAAAAAATGATTATGTCCAAGACCCCGGTAAAGGTTTTGAACTTTTATAAAGGAATTCGGATCAGTACGGCAGCACAGATTGTCAAAATTTCGAACGAGACGGTGTATCTTTCTATAGAAAAAATTCAGGGATATGCGATGAAACTTGAACAGCACGTCGTGATTCAAGGGACCAATATCCCTTTCGACATCCTTGCCAGTGTCAAGATCGTTGATGTAGCTAAAAAAATTGCCGTCCTGTCTAATTTTGAGCCGTTGGAAGCTTCCGGCAATAACCGTCAATATATCAGGATACAAAGCGACCATAGAATGCACGTTACGATTGCGACTGCCAAAAGCGTCATCTCCGGTACGATTTTAGATATTTCGATAAAATCGATTGCGTGTAAATTAAGCGTTTCAAAAGTTCCGTTAAAACTGGATTCCAAAGTCAATCTGCAATTCAATCTCCCCCTTGAGCGATTTGAGGGCGGTATGGTAACCATGGTTATCGCCGGGAAAATACAGTATATTCAAGAAGGGGACGAGTTTACCAAGGTAGTCGTGGAACTCATGCTTGCCGAGCCGTATGAGAGTTATCTGATCGAGTATATATATGCCCGTCAACAGGCACTCGTTAATGAGATTAAAACGATTGCCAATAAACTTTAA
- a CDS encoding M48 family metallopeptidase, which produces MFNAHTSPVSIEYRPRNRNTYIRITHSGEVMVRTPLKTESSVRRILKLREEWIKDKLNALQVSLEERPVLGKEIRFRGEKRSIEQLPNLQKKIEKCKNELNIEKYYHQFYKDEALLTIPSRVSYYARKMELHPSAVRFKRLRSRWGSCDSKGVVTFNTMMMQLSYEQMDYIIVHELAHLRHMNHSRAFHDLVKRYLPEASKLRAELKSIRPVL; this is translated from the coding sequence ATGTTTAACGCGCATACCTCTCCTGTCTCGATCGAATATCGTCCCCGTAATCGTAATACGTACATACGGATTACGCATAGTGGAGAAGTAATGGTACGGACCCCTCTTAAAACCGAATCCTCAGTCCGCCGTATCTTAAAACTTCGCGAGGAGTGGATAAAAGATAAGCTGAATGCATTGCAGGTCAGTTTAGAGGAGCGGCCCGTATTGGGAAAAGAGATCCGTTTTCGTGGGGAAAAACGCTCGATCGAGCAGCTTCCGAATCTTCAAAAAAAGATCGAAAAATGCAAAAATGAGCTTAATATTGAAAAATATTATCATCAATTTTACAAAGATGAAGCATTGTTGACCATTCCTTCCCGTGTCTCTTATTACGCTAGAAAGATGGAACTTCATCCGAGTGCTGTACGATTTAAACGTCTTCGAAGCCGCTGGGGAAGCTGTGATTCCAAAGGGGTGGTCACGTTTAACACGATGATGATGCAGCTCTCTTACGAGCAGATGGATTACATTATTGTCCATGAACTCGCCCATTTACGTCATATGAATCATTCCAGAGCGTTTCACGATTTGGTGAAGCGCTATCTGCCCGAGGCATCGAAGTTGCGTGCCGAATTAAAATCGATCCGGCCGGTACTTTAG
- the queC gene encoding 7-cyano-7-deazaguanine synthase QueC, with amino-acid sequence MMKKALCIMSGGMDSTLVAYIMRSRGYEIVALHFNYGQRTVAKELSCFREICKDLGVNEKYEIDLDFFKTIGASALTDHSIDVPTGGIEPGVPITYVPFRNGIFLSIATAIAEKEGCSAIAIGVVEEDSSGYPDCRESFIDAFTKAANLGTKESTNLSIEMPLVRLQKSQIVQEAIQLDVPLHLTWSCYSSEDKACGVCDSCRLRLRGFERAGAVDPIDYV; translated from the coding sequence ATGATGAAAAAAGCACTTTGTATTATGAGCGGCGGAATGGATTCGACCCTTGTCGCCTATATCATGCGTTCGCGGGGATATGAGATCGTTGCACTCCATTTTAACTACGGACAGCGCACCGTTGCAAAAGAACTCTCCTGTTTCCGAGAAATATGCAAAGATCTAGGGGTGAATGAAAAATACGAAATCGACCTCGATTTTTTTAAAACCATCGGGGCATCGGCATTGACCGATCACAGCATCGATGTCCCAACCGGGGGAATAGAACCGGGAGTTCCTATCACCTATGTACCGTTTCGAAACGGAATCTTTCTTTCTATCGCTACCGCAATTGCCGAAAAAGAGGGATGTTCTGCTATCGCTATCGGAGTCGTCGAAGAGGATAGCAGCGGCTATCCCGATTGCCGCGAATCGTTTATCGATGCATTTACGAAAGCGGCAAATCTCGGTACGAAAGAGAGTACCAATCTGAGCATCGAAATGCCGCTTGTCCGCCTCCAAAAATCGCAGATTGTCCAAGAAGCGATACAGCTAGATGTTCCTTTGCACCTGACATGGAGCTGCTACTCAAGCGAAGATAAAGCGTGCGGTGTATGCGACAGCTGCCGTCTGCGTCTTAGAGGCTTTGAACGTGCCGGAGCGGTTGATCCTATAGACTATGTTTAA
- a CDS encoding nucleotidyltransferase family protein, with protein sequence MTKKEEILAYLSSIRPKLESEGIEKLGLFGSYAHESAVWGSDIDIVMYTTPRFLQVHPGWEALRVIEELRSAISYRFGGRRVDICDLSGLDDVKRDKLLKEAIYV encoded by the coding sequence ATGACAAAAAAAGAAGAAATCTTAGCCTATCTCTCATCCATCCGCCCGAAATTAGAAAGCGAAGGGATCGAAAAATTAGGATTATTTGGTAGTTATGCACATGAAAGTGCCGTATGGGGTAGCGATATCGACATCGTGATGTATACTACTCCCCGTTTTTTACAAGTACATCCCGGATGGGAAGCATTGCGTGTAATCGAAGAACTCCGAAGTGCTATATCGTATCGTTTCGGCGGGAGACGTGTCGATATTTGTGATCTATCAGGATTAGATGACGTCAAAAGAGATAAATTGCTCAAAGAGGCGATTTATGTCTGA
- a CDS encoding class 1 fructose-bisphosphatase, protein MNPILTAIQKSAIRIKHAIDVKDIGYSQEQNSSGETQLQLDIQSDLIIEEELSQIEGVHTIASEEKEEPMILNENGHYFIAFDPLDGSSLVDVNLSVGSIFGIYEGAFTPEKMVASCYVVYGPRVELVFAYEGKVKLYLLQNGEFEYVKEIHLNEKGKINAPGGTQQCWAPFHKTMIDSFFARGYRLRYSGGMVPDLHQILLKGGGLFSYPGASDKPEGKLRMLFEVFPFAFIFETAGGKAVDGTIRVLEKNPRHVHDTSPCFFGSCDEINEVISVYAGQQ, encoded by the coding sequence ATGAACCCAATTTTAACGGCGATACAAAAAAGCGCTATCCGTATCAAGCACGCGATTGATGTAAAAGATATCGGCTATTCCCAAGAGCAAAACAGCTCGGGGGAAACGCAGCTGCAGCTTGATATCCAAAGTGACTTGATCATCGAAGAAGAGCTGAGCCAAATAGAGGGTGTCCATACGATCGCAAGCGAAGAGAAAGAAGAGCCGATGATTCTAAACGAAAACGGCCACTATTTCATCGCATTCGATCCGTTAGACGGGTCTTCGCTTGTCGATGTGAATCTCAGTGTCGGATCGATCTTCGGTATTTACGAAGGAGCGTTTACCCCAGAGAAAATGGTCGCTTCGTGCTACGTAGTCTACGGGCCTCGAGTTGAACTTGTGTTTGCCTATGAGGGAAAAGTAAAGCTTTATCTCCTCCAAAACGGTGAATTCGAATACGTCAAAGAGATCCATTTAAATGAAAAAGGGAAGATTAATGCTCCCGGCGGAACGCAGCAATGCTGGGCTCCGTTTCATAAAACCATGATCGATTCCTTTTTCGCACGCGGTTACCGCCTGCGCTACTCCGGCGGTATGGTTCCCGATCTGCATCAGATCCTCCTCAAAGGGGGCGGATTGTTCAGCTATCCCGGTGCGAGCGATAAACCCGAAGGGAAGCTTAGAATGTTGTTTGAAGTATTTCCTTTCGCATTCATCTTTGAAACAGCAGGAGGAAAAGCGGTTGACGGAACTATACGCGTTTTAGAGAAAAACCCGCGCCATGTCCACGATACCAGTCCGTGCTTCTTTGGTTCATGCGATGAAATAAATGAGGTCATAAGTGTCTATGCAGGACAGCAATAG
- the gltX gene encoding glutamate--tRNA ligase translates to MLRFAPSPTGDMHIGNLRVALFNYISSVQREEPLLIRIEDTDKERNIPGKDKEIFEILALFGIQYQEQQLQSDNLRFHRAMALQLLQDKKAFNCFCAPETLDAKRESAIEGKTAYRYDGACENLPPEEVIDNPLPFTIRLKKPDHAITVTDIIKGESTFVPDDIDSFILMRADKYPTYNFACAVDDMLADVSLIIRGEDHLSNTPKQIAIHEALGYTKKVEYAHLPIILGNDGKKMSKRDDASSVKWLLEEGYVPEAISNYLILMGNKTPVEIFSLKEAIKWFDLKTISKAPARFDIDKLKFINREHLKGLDPKELSRYVGFADEEIGNLAKLFLEEASTLKELRTKIRAVFGAKTVPDEYKEEFEILRELTLKAPHFDDYEAYKTYLMEHSGLKGKNLLEPLRLLLSGVEHGPEMGDLYMHIKNYLKEVVK, encoded by the coding sequence ATGCTCCGTTTTGCCCCAAGCCCGACCGGCGATATGCACATCGGCAATCTTCGTGTCGCTTTGTTTAATTATATATCCTCTGTACAGCGTGAAGAACCTCTCCTGATCCGTATTGAAGATACCGATAAAGAGCGCAATATCCCCGGAAAAGATAAAGAGATATTTGAGATTTTGGCACTTTTCGGGATCCAATACCAAGAACAGCAGCTTCAAAGCGATAATCTCCGTTTTCATCGGGCAATGGCGTTACAGCTTCTTCAGGATAAAAAAGCATTTAACTGTTTTTGTGCTCCCGAAACACTAGATGCTAAACGAGAATCGGCAATAGAGGGGAAAACTGCCTACCGTTATGACGGTGCTTGCGAAAATCTCCCCCCGGAAGAAGTTATCGACAATCCGCTTCCTTTCACGATCCGTCTTAAAAAACCTGATCACGCTATTACCGTCACCGACATCATTAAAGGGGAATCGACGTTCGTCCCCGATGACATTGACAGCTTTATTTTGATGCGTGCCGACAAATACCCTACCTATAATTTCGCATGTGCGGTAGATGACATGCTCGCCGATGTATCATTGATCATTCGCGGCGAAGATCATCTGAGTAATACCCCTAAACAAATAGCGATCCATGAAGCGCTCGGATATACGAAAAAAGTCGAATATGCCCATCTGCCGATCATCCTCGGAAATGATGGAAAAAAGATGTCGAAACGCGATGACGCTTCGAGTGTAAAGTGGCTCCTTGAAGAGGGATACGTGCCTGAGGCGATCAGCAATTACCTCATATTAATGGGCAATAAAACACCCGTTGAAATTTTTAGCCTAAAAGAGGCGATCAAGTGGTTCGATCTTAAAACGATTTCAAAAGCCCCTGCCCGTTTCGATATCGACAAACTTAAATTTATCAACCGTGAACATCTCAAAGGGCTCGATCCGAAAGAGCTATCGCGTTATGTCGGGTTTGCCGACGAAGAGATAGGAAATCTCGCAAAACTTTTCCTCGAAGAGGCGAGTACGCTCAAAGAGCTCCGCACAAAAATCAGGGCTGTTTTCGGTGCTAAAACTGTTCCGGATGAGTACAAAGAGGAATTTGAAATCTTACGTGAGCTGACCTTGAAAGCACCGCATTTCGATGATTACGAGGCATATAAAACATATCTGATGGAGCACAGCGGTCTCAAAGGAAAAAATCTCTTGGAGCCGCTTCGTCTTCTTCTAAGCGGAGTTGAACACGGACCTGAAATGGGAGATTTATACATGCACATTAAAAATTATCTGAAAGAGGTGGTCAAATGA
- a CDS encoding HepT-like ribonuclease domain-containing protein → MSDLRDAERVQTIIEKINLILEIVDESDGIVAALSDTKLKRPAILMHLVAMAEQFEKLKNDAAFTILTHFDREDLKGSYDIRNFIAHDYEGINLPIIEMVIREKLPHIRLCAIEALKVTENQPAI, encoded by the coding sequence ATGTCTGATCTTCGTGACGCAGAACGTGTTCAAACCATCATCGAAAAAATCAATCTTATTCTCGAAATTGTCGATGAAAGCGACGGGATAGTTGCCGCGTTATCGGATACAAAACTCAAACGTCCAGCCATTTTGATGCACCTTGTTGCGATGGCGGAACAGTTTGAAAAACTCAAAAACGATGCCGCTTTCACTATCTTGACTCACTTTGATCGAGAAGACCTCAAAGGCTCATATGATATACGAAATTTTATCGCTCACGATTATGAGGGGATCAATCTTCCGATTATAGAAATGGTGATTCGCGAAAAACTCCCTCATATCAGATTATGCGCCATAGAAGCTCTAAAAGTTACCGAAAATCAACCTGCAATTTAA
- the metG gene encoding methionine--tRNA ligase yields MKNYITTPIYYVNGEAHIGHAYTTFIADTLARHSRLIGNETYFLTGTDEHGQKIEESAVKQNKPTQQFADEISATFRNLWDEFNISYDQFIRTTDDAHKKGVQAAFLKMFENGDIYKDFYEGNYCVSCETFFPESQLMDGGCCPDCGRATTIVKEESYFFRLSKYEKPLLDYYEAHPEFILPKSRRNEVISFVKGGLNDLSVTRTSFSWGVHLPESLNEPKHVMYVWLDALMNYVTALGYGSDESKMLFWPANVQLVGKDILRFHAIYWPAFLMSLGLPLPKHIGAHGWWTRDGEKMSKSKGNVVDPREVSKHYGVENFRYFMMREVPFGQDGDFSQRALIDRMNSDLSNDLGNLLNRIIGMSEKYSDFVIDSGNVAQYHAKELNDAHGILDSLETYLDELQLHRYLEELWKVFTIGNKAIEEHAPWVKIKEGRTDEALATVALVANLLAKASVMLNAIMPATTATIADALGFEITTESYRNLIANKALLATFTIKKIPPLFPRVEEPLMQEAPKAMIEEAPKAETKPKTENKKESTVSPDGLITIDQFFQTSIKIGTVLEAKEVPKSSKLLKLQVDLGEESPRQIVAGIREYYSAESLVGTQVCVVANLKPAKLMGMLSEGMILAAKDAEGLCLVRPEKPRLSGSSVG; encoded by the coding sequence ATGAAAAACTATATTACTACCCCAATTTATTATGTCAACGGTGAAGCTCATATCGGTCATGCCTACACTACCTTTATTGCCGACACGTTAGCCCGCCATTCGCGCCTCATCGGAAATGAGACCTATTTTCTGACCGGTACCGACGAACACGGTCAAAAAATCGAAGAATCGGCAGTAAAACAAAATAAACCGACGCAACAGTTCGCCGATGAGATCAGCGCCACGTTCCGAAATCTGTGGGATGAGTTTAATATCAGTTACGATCAATTTATCCGAACGACGGATGATGCCCATAAAAAAGGGGTTCAAGCCGCATTTTTGAAAATGTTCGAAAACGGTGACATCTATAAAGATTTTTATGAGGGGAACTATTGCGTCAGCTGTGAAACTTTTTTCCCGGAATCACAGCTTATGGACGGCGGATGCTGTCCTGACTGCGGAAGAGCGACCACCATCGTCAAAGAAGAGAGCTACTTTTTCCGTCTCTCCAAATACGAAAAACCGCTATTGGACTATTATGAAGCCCATCCGGAATTTATCCTCCCGAAATCTCGCCGCAACGAAGTAATCAGCTTCGTCAAGGGTGGCCTTAACGATCTTTCGGTCACACGCACCAGCTTTAGCTGGGGAGTGCATTTGCCCGAATCATTGAACGAGCCGAAGCACGTTATGTACGTTTGGCTTGATGCGCTGATGAACTACGTCACCGCTCTGGGATACGGCTCCGATGAATCGAAAATGCTCTTTTGGCCGGCAAACGTTCAGCTTGTCGGGAAGGATATCCTCCGATTCCATGCCATTTACTGGCCGGCATTTTTGATGAGTCTCGGCCTTCCGCTCCCAAAACATATCGGGGCACACGGCTGGTGGACCCGCGACGGTGAAAAAATGTCGAAATCCAAAGGGAACGTTGTCGATCCCAGAGAAGTATCCAAACACTACGGAGTTGAAAATTTCCGCTATTTTATGATGCGCGAAGTTCCGTTCGGACAGGATGGCGATTTCTCACAACGTGCCCTGATCGATCGCATGAACTCCGACCTCTCCAATGATTTGGGGAACCTTCTGAACCGTATCATCGGAATGAGCGAAAAATACTCCGACTTTGTCATTGACAGCGGAAATGTCGCACAATATCATGCAAAAGAGCTAAACGATGCTCATGGCATTTTGGATTCACTTGAAACGTATCTGGACGAATTGCAGCTTCACCGCTATCTTGAAGAGTTGTGGAAAGTGTTTACGATCGGCAATAAGGCTATCGAAGAGCATGCGCCGTGGGTTAAGATCAAAGAGGGTCGAACCGATGAAGCGCTCGCAACCGTAGCATTGGTCGCGAATTTATTGGCAAAAGCATCGGTTATGCTGAACGCTATCATGCCGGCTACGACGGCAACGATTGCCGATGCGCTCGGATTTGAGATTACGACTGAGAGCTACCGTAATCTTATAGCCAATAAAGCGCTGCTTGCGACGTTTACCATCAAAAAAATCCCGCCGCTTTTCCCGCGCGTTGAAGAGCCTTTGATGCAAGAAGCCCCGAAAGCGATGATCGAAGAGGCTCCTAAAGCGGAAACCAAACCTAAAACGGAAAATAAAAAAGAGAGTACGGTAAGTCCTGACGGCCTTATAACCATCGATCAGTTTTTCCAAACCTCGATTAAAATCGGAACCGTTCTGGAAGCCAAAGAAGTACCTAAAAGCTCAAAACTGCTCAAACTGCAAGTCGATTTGGGTGAGGAGTCGCCGCGCCAAATCGTTGCGGGTATCCGTGAATACTACAGCGCCGAATCTCTGGTAGGAACCCAAGTATGCGTCGTAGCCAACCTAAAGCCGGCAAAACTGATGGGAATGCTCTCTGAGGGGATGATCTTAGCGGCAAAAGATGCCGAAGGGCTCTGCCTAGTCCGCCCGGAAAAACCACGTCTTAGCGGAAGTTCGGTTGGATGA
- the mobB gene encoding molybdopterin-guanine dinucleotide biosynthesis protein B has product MKKRLAVAFTGPSNSGKTTLILKVARKLIHEHALDVAIIKNDPKDKAQFDVPGKDSYKFSDTGAEVIVTSPTRTTYFSQRHKELDELVALFGDFDVLLVEGLKNLPLPRISIFRGTIDTDYFPYMNALAIDESIDTSHYSIPEGIDILDLNNPDQTIEWILTHAKVMQ; this is encoded by the coding sequence TTGAAAAAACGTTTAGCAGTAGCCTTTACCGGCCCCTCCAATAGCGGCAAAACGACGCTGATTCTGAAAGTTGCACGTAAATTGATTCATGAGCACGCTCTGGACGTCGCCATTATCAAAAATGATCCGAAAGACAAAGCTCAATTTGACGTTCCCGGAAAAGACAGTTATAAATTCAGCGACACGGGAGCGGAGGTCATCGTCACCTCCCCTACCCGCACCACCTATTTCTCACAGCGCCATAAAGAGCTCGATGAACTGGTGGCCCTATTCGGTGATTTCGACGTCCTTCTCGTAGAGGGGTTAAAAAATCTTCCGCTTCCGAGAATCAGTATTTTCAGAGGTACTATCGATACCGATTATTTTCCATATATGAACGCTTTGGCGATCGATGAGAGTATCGATACCTCGCACTATAGTATCCCTGAGGGAATCGATATTCTCGATCTGAACAACCCAGACCAGACAATCGAATGGATTTTAACTCACGCAAAGGTAATGCAATGA
- a CDS encoding lytic transglycosylase domain-containing protein gives MMRSAFLALLLTSGAWSITLSDINDKPASRQKNFLIWQFLHQDISASEAAEAFYQVENVNERFLFDYAKKTDEPEIKYTATCMQELACNLPVIEQDDCLMLALTPAKAIALKPEERETIAARLNNRFGNTEWLRAMNQESLYTSTDNLTNETTVFRLSGALYRHENFNHPLSYDVVNALTQNPYFSQIVFLTVTDPEMVQMQQSLCAVTGGHFDPQTHFFLAMNDIKYGKFDIALEHLKEAKGRFYSPIDRDKSTFWIYQITKDQTYLDELSKSLDINMYVLYARELLQLPTENYFTSLPTVHRSDSINGIDPFQWREFAEEIKASTPDTLVNLIDRCDGDDSVGVQGYVLERTYEPYIHNFTMAYDQYMTNLSTDQKALVYALMRQETRFVPGLISRSFALGLMQIMPFNIDTISKAHPLKPTTYFDMLKPEMSIAYSIAHMQHLIDYLHNPILIAYGYNGGIGSTKRLLMNGGRFLPGEFEPFLSMELIGNDENREYGKKVLANYVIYKKIFGEPVSLKAIFDNLIQPSQSDYFRAEALKKVQALSRI, from the coding sequence ATGATGCGTTCTGCCTTTTTAGCCCTGCTCCTCACTTCCGGAGCATGGAGTATTACCCTCTCGGATATCAATGACAAACCCGCGTCCCGTCAAAAGAATTTTTTGATCTGGCAGTTTTTACATCAGGATATCAGCGCTTCGGAAGCGGCTGAAGCGTTCTACCAGGTCGAAAATGTCAACGAACGGTTTTTATTCGACTATGCGAAAAAAACGGATGAACCGGAAATCAAATATACGGCAACATGCATGCAAGAGCTGGCATGCAACCTTCCCGTTATCGAACAAGACGACTGCCTCATGCTCGCACTTACTCCGGCAAAAGCCATAGCCCTTAAACCCGAAGAACGTGAAACTATCGCTGCGCGGCTGAATAACCGATTCGGAAATACCGAATGGCTCCGGGCGATGAATCAGGAGAGCCTCTATACGTCGACGGATAATCTTACCAATGAGACTACCGTTTTTCGTCTCTCCGGAGCGCTCTATCGGCATGAGAATTTCAATCATCCCCTCTCCTATGACGTTGTAAACGCGCTGACCCAAAATCCGTATTTTTCCCAAATCGTTTTTCTCACCGTTACCGATCCCGAAATGGTTCAAATGCAGCAGTCGCTTTGCGCCGTTACAGGCGGCCACTTCGATCCGCAAACCCATTTTTTCCTTGCGATGAACGATATAAAATACGGAAAATTCGACATTGCACTCGAGCATTTAAAAGAGGCAAAAGGACGTTTCTATTCTCCTATTGATCGGGACAAAAGTACATTCTGGATTTATCAGATCACCAAAGATCAGACCTATCTGGATGAACTCTCCAAGAGTCTTGATATCAATATGTATGTTCTGTATGCACGCGAGTTGCTCCAGCTTCCGACAGAAAACTATTTCACCTCCCTTCCGACCGTTCATCGCAGCGACAGCATCAACGGTATCGATCCGTTTCAATGGCGGGAATTTGCTGAGGAGATTAAAGCTTCGACACCCGATACACTCGTCAATCTAATCGATCGATGCGACGGGGACGACTCCGTAGGAGTTCAAGGATATGTACTGGAGCGGACGTATGAGCCGTATATTCATAATTTCACAATGGCTTACGATCAATATATGACCAATTTAAGTACCGATCAAAAAGCGCTTGTTTATGCTCTTATGCGGCAGGAAACCCGATTTGTTCCCGGGCTTATTTCACGCTCGTTTGCACTGGGACTAATGCAGATAATGCCGTTTAATATCGATACTATCAGCAAAGCACATCCGCTTAAGCCGACTACCTATTTTGACATGCTCAAACCTGAAATGAGCATCGCATATTCAATAGCCCATATGCAGCACTTGATCGATTACCTGCATAACCCGATTTTGATCGCATACGGATATAACGGCGGTATCGGGTCGACAAAACGTCTTTTGATGAATGGCGGCCGATTTTTACCGGGTGAATTTGAGCCGTTTTTAAGTATGGAACTGATCGGAAATGACGAAAATCGCGAGTACGGCAAGAAGGTTCTTGCCAACTATGTTATTTATAAGAAGATTTTTGGGGAGCCGGTGTCACTAAAGGCCATTTTTGATAATTTAATACAACCGAGCCAGTCTGATTATTTTCGAGCCGAAGCGCTAAAGAAGGTTCAGGCACTGAGTCGAATTTAA
- a CDS encoding YggT family protein — MMGGIVSGLGGIVHSLITVYIWVLIIGALLSWVRPDPYNPIVQIIYRLTEPAYRALRRLMPTVFNGIDLAPLILVILLQVIDVILVNVINALVYSS; from the coding sequence ATGATGGGGGGAATCGTTTCTGGTTTGGGCGGAATCGTCCACTCGCTTATCACCGTTTATATCTGGGTTCTGATTATCGGCGCCCTCCTTTCATGGGTACGCCCTGATCCTTATAATCCTATCGTTCAGATTATCTACCGTCTTACCGAACCGGCGTATCGCGCGCTCCGCCGCCTTATGCCGACGGTTTTCAACGGGATTGACCTTGCGCCGCTGATTTTGGTGATTTTACTTCAAGTTATCGACGTTATTTTGGTGAACGTTATCAACGCATTGGTTTATTCCTCATGA